In one window of Methanococcoides methylutens DNA:
- a CDS encoding DUF4139 domain-containing protein has protein sequence MNRNKLLIIIFATIFIAGMIALAPNAIKNEDTQTISHTSVVAKTHPSELLFELASANPMTGSTEVTVYNQDLALVKEKRDISLKNGYNHVQYSDVASRIDPTSVIFEAPDEPGIFVVEQNYEYDLVSNSKLLDKYIDREISVTDPEGNEYQGTLLSHGDGMILKTRNGVVTLSEVAKIEYPDIAGLLTKPTLVWQVYSPVSGNRDILTSYLTDGISWKANYIIKSNPDDSMVDIDGWVTIDNQAGTNFNDAKLKLIAGDINRESNDVPAFSGFYYDVAAMEVPIDQFEEESFFEYHMYTLDRPTNLNDNEIKQISLLSANNVPVTKEYLYDGLQEDKVKVTLVMNNSEASGLGIPLPKGVARVYKADSENQLQFLGEDSIDHTPADEKVSVSVGYAFDIIGERKRSEYKKISDRMYRVSNIIELRNHKAESATITVVEHLSGDWEMISNSHPYTKIDSNTIEFQLTVPADSSATITYTEEYSY, from the coding sequence ATGAATCGAAATAAATTACTAATTATCATCTTTGCCACCATATTCATTGCAGGCATGATAGCACTGGCACCAAATGCCATCAAAAATGAGGATACACAGACCATATCTCACACATCGGTCGTAGCAAAGACCCATCCATCTGAACTTTTGTTCGAACTTGCATCAGCAAACCCGATGACCGGCAGTACAGAGGTCACAGTCTATAACCAGGACCTTGCACTTGTCAAGGAAAAGAGGGACATCTCTCTCAAGAACGGATACAACCATGTGCAATACAGCGATGTAGCATCCAGGATCGATCCAACCTCAGTGATATTTGAAGCTCCGGATGAACCGGGAATATTCGTGGTAGAGCAGAACTATGAGTATGACCTTGTCAGCAACAGTAAACTCCTTGACAAATATATCGACCGGGAGATATCAGTCACCGACCCCGAGGGAAATGAATACCAGGGAACTTTACTAAGCCACGGGGACGGCATGATACTCAAAACCAGAAATGGAGTTGTTACCCTGTCAGAGGTCGCAAAGATAGAGTATCCCGACATTGCAGGACTGCTGACCAAACCCACACTGGTATGGCAGGTATATTCCCCTGTTTCCGGAAATCGTGACATATTGACATCCTACCTGACCGATGGAATAAGCTGGAAAGCGAACTATATCATAAAAAGCAATCCGGATGACAGTATGGTTGACATTGACGGCTGGGTAACCATCGACAATCAAGCAGGGACAAACTTCAATGATGCAAAGCTCAAGCTTATTGCAGGAGATATTAACAGGGAATCAAATGATGTTCCAGCGTTCAGCGGATTTTATTACGATGTAGCAGCAATGGAAGTCCCAATAGATCAGTTCGAAGAGGAGTCCTTTTTCGAGTACCATATGTATACTCTGGACCGTCCCACTAATCTGAACGACAACGAAATAAAACAGATATCACTGCTTTCTGCAAACAATGTTCCGGTCACCAAAGAATACCTGTATGACGGCTTGCAGGAAGATAAGGTAAAAGTCACCCTTGTAATGAACAATTCTGAAGCCAGTGGTCTTGGAATACCACTGCCAAAGGGTGTTGCCAGGGTTTACAAAGCAGATTCAGAGAACCAACTCCAGTTCCTTGGGGAAGATTCCATCGACCACACACCTGCTGATGAAAAAGTCAGTGTCTCGGTAGGATATGCCTTTGACATCATCGGCGAAAGGAAAAGAAGCGAGTACAAGAAGATATCAGACCGCATGTACCGTGTAAGCAACATCATAGAGTTGCGCAACCACAAAGCAGAATCTGCTACCATCACAGTGGTAGAACATCTGAGTGGAGACTGGGAAATGATATCCAATTCACATCCTTACACAAAGATAGATTCGAACACCATTGAATTCCAGTTGACAGTACCGGCGGACAGCAGTGCGACCATCACATACACAGAAGAGTATAGTTACTGA
- the hdrB gene encoding CoB--CoM heterodisulfide reductase subunit B yields the protein MTNVSLFLGCVIPNRYPGIEKSTKLCLDKLGVDCIDLEGASCCPAPGVLRSFDKATWLALAGRNIALSEELDRDLLTICNGCYGSLADANHEIKADEQLKNDVNSHLGKIGRSIKGSHDVRHITEFLYKEVGSEKIRDIITHPLELRVAVHYGCHLLKPSKGRVGSSVERPSFFDELVEATGAESIEYPDKTECCGAGGGVRSALPDEALALTGHKLSMIESAGVDCIVNACPFCHMQLDAGQVDLNEKNGTSHNIPVLHYTQLLGLALGYSLEDLGIDLNAVVDLEFLEKILSDS from the coding sequence ATGACAAATGTATCACTTTTTCTGGGTTGTGTGATTCCTAACCGATATCCTGGTATTGAAAAGAGTACCAAGCTCTGTCTCGATAAGCTTGGGGTAGACTGTATTGACCTGGAAGGCGCATCGTGCTGTCCTGCTCCGGGTGTGCTCCGTTCCTTTGACAAAGCCACCTGGCTTGCCCTGGCCGGCAGGAACATTGCATTATCTGAAGAGCTGGATCGCGATCTGTTGACGATCTGCAATGGTTGCTATGGCTCACTTGCTGATGCAAATCATGAGATCAAGGCAGATGAGCAGCTTAAAAATGACGTAAATTCCCATCTTGGAAAAATTGGCAGGAGCATCAAGGGTAGCCATGATGTCCGTCACATCACTGAATTTCTGTACAAGGAAGTTGGTTCGGAGAAGATCCGTGATATCATTACTCATCCACTGGAGCTGAGAGTTGCTGTGCATTATGGCTGCCATCTTTTGAAACCTTCTAAAGGACGCGTCGGCTCAAGTGTGGAGAGGCCATCGTTCTTTGATGAACTTGTGGAAGCTACAGGTGCGGAAAGTATTGAATATCCTGATAAGACGGAGTGTTGCGGGGCCGGTGGAGGTGTGCGCTCTGCATTGCCGGACGAAGCGTTGGCACTTACAGGTCATAAATTATCCATGATCGAATCTGCGGGCGTTGATTGCATCGTGAATGCATGTCCTTTCTGCCATATGCAGCTGGATGCCGGGCAGGTGGACCTTAATGAGAAAAATGGTACCTCGCACAATATTCCTGTGCTCCACTACACACAGCTTCTGGGATTAGCTCTTGGTTATTCTTTAGAGGACCTGGGGATCGACCTTAATGCAGTAGTGGACCTTGAATTTCTTGAAAAGATACTGTCAGATTCCTGA
- the hdrC gene encoding CoB--CoM heterodisulfide reductase subunit C, translating to MSIRNEPNVLSRMEKTGSDILKCMHCGVCSGSCPSGRHTILNVRKLLKKARSDTAVLSDDSLWMCTTCYNCQERCPRGIDIVDAIFEIRTLAVHEGIIYPEHRMVGELLLEHGHAVPINEENRAKREALGLDPLPPTVHSFPEGLEEVKKLLVSCKFDELMSEK from the coding sequence ATGTCTATCAGAAATGAACCGAATGTACTTTCCCGAATGGAAAAGACCGGCTCTGATATTTTAAAATGTATGCATTGTGGTGTCTGCAGCGGTAGCTGTCCCTCGGGAAGGCATACAATCCTGAATGTCAGAAAGCTCCTGAAGAAGGCACGCAGTGATACGGCAGTTCTTTCTGATGATTCCTTGTGGATGTGTACTACCTGTTACAATTGTCAGGAAAGGTGCCCCCGTGGGATAGACATTGTTGATGCTATATTCGAGATACGCACACTTGCTGTTCACGAAGGTATCATTTATCCTGAGCACCGGATGGTGGGTGAATTGCTGCTGGAACATGGGCATGCTGTCCCCATTAACGAAGAGAACAGGGCAAAAAGAGAAGCTTTGGGGCTTGATCCGCTGCCACCCACAGTTCACAGTTTCCCTGAAGGGCTGGAAGAGGTTAAGAAATTGCTGGTATCATGTAAGTTCGATGAATTGATGTCCGAAAAATGA
- the glnA gene encoding type I glutamate--ammonia ligase: MTNSDKKIQTKEEVLEAITECDVKFIRTQFTDTLGMIKSWAIPSENLEDAFNDGVMFDGSSIEGFTRIEESDMMLMPDPTTFNILPWRPSEGAVARIIGDVKLPDGTAFQGDPRYILKRSIQKAKDMGFTMNVGPELEFFLFKLDEHGNPTTELTDYGGYFDFAPLDRAQDVRREIDYTLEHMGFKLEASHHEVAPSQHEIDFRFGDVLTTADSVVTFKYVVKSIAYHKGYYATFMPKPLFGVNGSGMHANQSLMTNDGKNAFYDPDAENGLSENARYYIGGLLDHISEFTAITNPVVNSYKRLVPGYEAPIYITWSDSNRSSLIRIPAARGKGTRVELRNPDPSCNPYLAFAVMLEAGLDGIRNKIEPGESLRMNIFELSEKEREDMGIESLPGNLKAAIDKMNKSKFVRNALGDHVFENYLAAKTAEWDAYKARVHQWELDTYLSIL, encoded by the coding sequence ATGACAAACTCTGACAAAAAGATACAGACCAAGGAAGAAGTTCTGGAAGCAATTACCGAATGTGATGTGAAGTTCATCAGAACACAGTTCACCGACACATTGGGAATGATCAAAAGCTGGGCGATCCCTTCAGAGAATCTGGAAGATGCCTTCAATGACGGTGTCATGTTCGATGGCTCATCTATCGAAGGTTTCACAAGGATCGAAGAATCGGATATGATGCTCATGCCCGACCCGACCACCTTCAACATACTCCCATGGAGACCATCTGAAGGTGCAGTTGCACGCATCATTGGTGATGTCAAACTGCCTGATGGGACAGCTTTCCAGGGAGATCCAAGATACATCCTCAAGAGAAGTATACAGAAAGCAAAGGACATGGGGTTCACCATGAACGTCGGACCGGAACTCGAGTTCTTCCTTTTCAAGCTGGACGAGCATGGCAATCCAACTACTGAACTGACCGACTATGGCGGATATTTCGACTTTGCACCACTGGACAGGGCTCAGGACGTTCGCAGGGAGATCGACTATACCCTCGAACACATGGGATTCAAGCTTGAAGCTTCCCACCATGAGGTCGCACCCTCACAACACGAGATCGACTTTAGGTTTGGAGATGTACTGACCACAGCAGACAGTGTTGTGACATTCAAATACGTGGTCAAGTCCATTGCATACCACAAAGGATATTATGCAACATTCATGCCAAAACCACTATTCGGAGTGAACGGCTCAGGAATGCACGCAAACCAGTCCCTGATGACAAATGACGGGAAGAATGCATTCTACGATCCTGATGCAGAGAACGGTCTCTCGGAGAACGCCAGATACTACATCGGCGGTCTGCTTGACCACATCAGTGAATTTACAGCCATCACAAATCCGGTGGTAAACTCTTACAAACGCCTCGTGCCGGGCTATGAGGCACCGATATACATCACATGGTCCGACAGCAACAGAAGCTCACTCATCCGCATCCCTGCTGCAAGGGGCAAGGGCACCCGTGTGGAACTCAGGAACCCAGACCCGTCATGTAACCCATACCTGGCATTTGCAGTTATGCTGGAAGCAGGACTTGATGGTATCAGGAACAAGATCGAGCCCGGAGAATCACTCAGGATGAACATATTTGAGCTTAGTGAAAAAGAAAGAGAGGATATGGGGATCGAGTCACTGCCCGGCAACCTGAAGGCAGCTATCGACAAAATGAATAAGAGCAAATTCGTGAGAAACGCTCTTGGAGACCATGTATTCGAAAATTATCTCGCTGCAAAGACTGCGGAGTGGGATGCTTACAAGGCACGTGTGCATCAATGGGAACTTGACACGTACCTCAGTATATTGTAA
- a CDS encoding class II glutamine amidotransferase — MCGIIGVIDRKRALMDGSSIRDALSLMNERGSGEGAGYAAYGIYPDYQDCYAIHVFFDNLVEPKSRVEEMLHKWGRIVHQEAIPTYEQDGLKKSHIPWRYFFKPYSDLMAGSTTPEDDVMKYIVMETNSNIQGALIFSSGKNMGVFKASGWPEDVANFYRIEDYKGYIWLAHNRYPTNTPGWWGGAHPFNLLDWAVVHNGEITSYGTNRRYVESNGYTCSMFTDTEVVAYLFDLLGRRHGLPEDIVVKALAPPFWDEIDNMPEKEQELNHAIRLTYGPALMNGPFAIVVATHEGIVGFTDRIKLRPLVIGENGNRLYISSEEAAIRVMDPEVQNIHMPRAGEPVIGRLNI; from the coding sequence ATGTGTGGAATAATAGGTGTGATCGACAGGAAAAGGGCACTAATGGATGGATCCAGTATTCGCGATGCACTGAGCCTAATGAATGAAAGAGGAAGTGGAGAAGGTGCAGGTTATGCAGCATACGGAATATATCCTGATTACCAGGACTGCTATGCGATCCATGTCTTCTTTGACAACCTTGTGGAACCAAAGTCCCGGGTCGAGGAAATGCTCCATAAGTGGGGCCGCATCGTACACCAGGAAGCCATACCAACATACGAGCAGGACGGACTTAAAAAAAGCCACATCCCATGGAGATACTTCTTCAAACCTTACAGTGACCTGATGGCAGGAAGTACAACTCCCGAAGATGATGTCATGAAGTACATCGTCATGGAAACAAATTCCAACATACAGGGAGCACTGATATTCTCATCCGGAAAGAACATGGGAGTTTTCAAAGCTTCCGGCTGGCCTGAGGATGTTGCCAACTTCTATCGCATTGAGGACTACAAAGGATACATCTGGCTTGCACACAACCGTTATCCAACCAACACCCCGGGATGGTGGGGGGGAGCACATCCGTTCAACCTTCTTGACTGGGCAGTGGTGCACAACGGAGAGATCACCTCATACGGCACGAACAGACGTTATGTTGAAAGCAATGGATACACCTGCAGTATGTTCACAGATACCGAAGTAGTGGCATACCTTTTCGATCTTCTCGGCAGAAGACACGGGCTTCCGGAAGACATTGTGGTAAAAGCACTTGCACCACCTTTCTGGGACGAGATCGACAACATGCCCGAAAAGGAGCAGGAACTCAACCACGCGATCCGCCTTACCTACGGACCTGCCCTCATGAACGGACCGTTCGCAATCGTTGTGGCCACACATGAAGGAATAGTAGGATTTACAGACAGGATCAAGCTCAGGCCACTGGTAATCGGAGAGAATGGAAACCGGCTTTACATCTCAAGCGAGGAAGCTGCCATCCGCGTGATGGACCCTGAAGTACAGAACATTCACATGCCAAGAGCAGGAGAACCTGTCATCGGGAGGTTGAACATATGA
- a CDS encoding glutamate synthase-related protein → MSLGSVPLKYKVTIDREQCMHCMRCIDNCSYGVYHKEDDRIIIDSRKCTACHHCISMCPRDAISLKERPVDYRSHPLWTAEAREDIINQARTGKIILAGMGNAKPYPVIFDRLVLDACQVTNPSIDPLREPMELRTYLGKKPSRLEIDKKDNGDIELKTKLTPNLKLETPIMIGHMSYGAISLNAQLSLAKAVEKTGTFMGTGEGGLHEAIYPYQKNMIVQVASGRFGVDINYLERGAAIEIKIGQGAKPGIGGHLPGEKVCQDVSCTRMIPLGSDAISPAPHHDIYSIEDLAQLVRSLKEATEWKKPVFVKIAAVHNAAAISAGIARSSADAVVIDGFRGGSGATPKVFRDNVGIPIEAAVASVDQKLKDQGIRNKISVIASGGIRNSADIAKSIALGADAVYIGTGALIAMGCRVCGQCYRGMCPWGIATQRPDLVERLDPEVESEHVANLIRSWTLELSELMGAAGINSIESLRSNRSRLRGYMLDEGTLDVLQVKPVGA, encoded by the coding sequence ATGAGCCTTGGAAGCGTACCCCTGAAATACAAGGTTACCATCGACCGCGAGCAGTGCATGCACTGTATGAGGTGTATCGATAACTGTTCGTACGGAGTTTACCACAAGGAAGATGACAGGATAATCATCGATTCACGCAAGTGTACCGCATGCCATCACTGTATCTCCATGTGCCCAAGGGATGCCATATCCCTGAAGGAGAGGCCCGTGGATTACCGCAGCCATCCCCTCTGGACAGCCGAGGCACGTGAGGACATCATCAACCAGGCACGTACAGGGAAGATCATCCTTGCAGGAATGGGAAATGCAAAGCCATATCCGGTGATCTTCGACAGGCTTGTACTAGATGCCTGCCAGGTAACAAACCCGAGTATCGACCCGCTGCGTGAGCCCATGGAGCTTCGGACATACCTTGGAAAGAAGCCATCAAGACTTGAGATTGATAAGAAGGACAACGGCGATATCGAGCTGAAGACCAAACTTACCCCAAACCTCAAGCTTGAAACTCCCATAATGATCGGGCACATGAGCTATGGTGCCATCAGCCTGAACGCACAGCTAAGCCTTGCAAAAGCTGTGGAAAAGACAGGAACTTTCATGGGAACCGGGGAAGGAGGACTTCATGAGGCCATCTACCCGTACCAGAAGAACATGATAGTCCAGGTGGCATCCGGACGCTTTGGTGTGGACATCAACTACCTCGAAAGGGGAGCAGCCATAGAGATCAAGATCGGACAGGGTGCAAAGCCCGGTATCGGCGGACACCTTCCGGGAGAAAAGGTATGTCAGGATGTTTCCTGCACCCGTATGATACCCCTTGGAAGTGACGCTATCAGCCCTGCACCCCATCATGACATATACAGCATAGAGGACCTCGCACAACTTGTGAGAAGCCTTAAGGAAGCTACCGAGTGGAAGAAACCTGTGTTCGTGAAAATAGCAGCTGTGCACAATGCTGCAGCAATTTCAGCAGGTATTGCACGTTCCTCGGCAGATGCTGTGGTGATAGACGGCTTCCGCGGAGGTAGCGGAGCAACACCAAAGGTCTTCAGGGACAATGTAGGCATCCCGATCGAGGCAGCCGTTGCAAGTGTTGACCAGAAGCTCAAGGACCAGGGGATCAGGAACAAGATCTCGGTCATTGCAAGTGGCGGCATCCGCAACAGTGCGGATATTGCAAAATCCATCGCCCTTGGAGCAGACGCCGTTTACATCGGAACTGGAGCACTTATAGCAATGGGCTGTCGTGTTTGTGGCCAGTGTTACAGAGGCATGTGCCCCTGGGGCATTGCAACCCAGAGGCCGGACCTTGTAGAACGCCTTGACCCTGAGGTAGAATCCGAGCATGTGGCAAACCTCATCCGCTCATGGACACTCGAGCTTAGCGAACTGATGGGAGCTGCAGGCATCAACAGTATTGAAAGCCTGAGAAGCAACAGAAGCCGCCTGCGAGGATATATGCTGGACGAAGGGACACTGGATGTCCTGCAGGTCAAACCGGTAGGGGCCTGA
- a CDS encoding GltB/FmdC/FwdC-like GXGXG domain-containing protein, whose product MEKVEIDAKGMHYTPLNEMIREAVRNGAKEIILDNVIGQRFIADGLKADVTIRINGVAGGDLGMFMNGPTCIVNGNCDHAPGNTMDGGTIVIHGSAGDAAAHSMRGGKLFVKNNIGYRGGIHMKQYEEERKPVLVVGGSSHAFLGEYMAGGLILVLGIGQEDPAKDRGIGSGIHGGMIVIRGEVKDELLGVGARKAEFGEKELEMITPYVEEFCKYFDTEPSGLLDMNYTCIVPASTRPFAGKYTWE is encoded by the coding sequence ATGGAAAAAGTAGAGATCGATGCAAAAGGCATGCACTATACCCCCCTCAATGAGATGATAAGAGAAGCAGTCAGGAATGGTGCAAAAGAGATAATTCTGGACAATGTGATAGGCCAGCGGTTCATCGCGGATGGATTGAAAGCTGATGTCACAATCCGGATCAATGGAGTTGCCGGAGGAGACCTTGGGATGTTCATGAACGGACCCACCTGCATAGTAAACGGAAATTGCGACCATGCACCCGGCAATACCATGGACGGAGGAACAATTGTGATCCACGGAAGTGCAGGAGATGCAGCAGCGCATAGTATGCGTGGTGGAAAGCTTTTCGTAAAAAATAACATCGGATACCGCGGAGGCATCCATATGAAGCAGTACGAGGAAGAACGGAAACCTGTGCTGGTCGTGGGAGGGTCTTCACACGCATTCCTTGGAGAATATATGGCAGGAGGCCTGATCCTTGTACTGGGCATCGGACAGGAAGATCCTGCAAAGGACCGTGGGATCGGAAGTGGCATCCACGGAGGAATGATAGTTATCCGTGGTGAAGTAAAGGATGAACTTCTGGGCGTGGGTGCCAGAAAGGCAGAATTCGGAGAAAAGGAACTGGAAATGATCACACCCTATGTAGAAGAGTTCTGCAAATATTTCGATACTGAACCCTCCGGATTGCTTGATATGAACTATACCTGTATAGTACCTGCAAGCACCAGACCGTTCGCAGGCAAGTACACATGGGAGTGA
- a CDS encoding Coenzyme F420 hydrogenase/dehydrogenase, beta subunit C-terminal domain, producing the protein MYEKNYNDLEDTVWHTGKCACCGACVAVCPANSLFFETGENSTHPMNDGYCKSAVDGVACGACYEVCPRTDERKIETIGNSIDIVAASANFDVEKKQSGGAVTAILMNALEQDLVDAVINVAEDPWSLKPRSTIITSSEMITKQAGSRYNWWVPLLSALKEAVITKKYRNIAIVGVPCVVQAISEMRKSEHDLIRPFRDSIRLMIGLFCTETFDYEKMVEGKFKKELGIDPWQIRRLDIPGKLEITTDNGEIHTIPLSELDDCIRPGCAICADLTSLDADISAGSIGSPQGQTTLIIRTPVGNKFFMSAVDDGKLVVSDNVDLKPIEALANKKAKRRE; encoded by the coding sequence ATGTATGAGAAAAATTACAATGATCTTGAAGACACCGTATGGCATACTGGAAAATGTGCATGTTGCGGCGCATGTGTTGCAGTTTGCCCGGCAAACTCACTTTTCTTTGAAACCGGAGAGAATTCCACACACCCGATGAATGACGGATACTGCAAATCAGCTGTTGACGGAGTAGCCTGCGGCGCATGCTATGAGGTCTGCCCAAGGACAGATGAGAGGAAGATCGAAACCATCGGGAATTCCATCGACATAGTTGCTGCTTCAGCAAACTTCGATGTTGAGAAGAAGCAAAGCGGTGGTGCGGTCACTGCAATTCTTATGAACGCACTGGAACAGGATCTTGTGGATGCTGTCATTAATGTTGCCGAAGACCCATGGAGCCTCAAGCCCAGGTCAACGATCATAACTTCCAGTGAGATGATAACCAAACAGGCCGGAAGCCGGTACAACTGGTGGGTACCTCTCCTATCCGCATTAAAGGAAGCCGTCATCACCAAAAAGTATCGTAATATAGCGATAGTAGGTGTACCTTGTGTGGTCCAGGCGATCAGTGAGATGCGCAAAAGTGAGCATGACCTGATAAGACCATTCCGGGATTCTATCCGGCTGATGATCGGCCTTTTCTGCACAGAGACATTCGACTATGAGAAAATGGTAGAGGGAAAGTTCAAGAAAGAGCTTGGTATCGACCCATGGCAGATCAGGCGCCTTGATATTCCCGGAAAATTGGAGATCACCACCGACAACGGAGAAATTCACACGATCCCCCTTTCCGAACTTGATGACTGCATACGCCCTGGTTGTGCCATATGTGCAGATCTGACATCACTTGATGCGGATATTTCTGCCGGGTCCATCGGAAGTCCGCAGGGGCAGACCACACTGATCATACGCACACCTGTGGGAAACAAGTTCTTCATGAGCGCTGTTGATGACGGAAAACTTGTAGTATCGGACAATGTGGATCTGAAGCCTATAGAAGCGCTTGCGAACAAGAAGGCAAAAAGGAGAGAATGA
- the xseA gene encoding exodeoxyribonuclease VII large subunit, whose protein sequence is MPAYTVTELNNFIKNILTNDPNLNQIWVQGEISNLTKHGSGHYYFTIKDEKSQISCVSFRSVNRALRFEPEKNMKVLVFGSVDVYTIRGQYQLRVMDMRPDGIGELYKAYEQLKERLQKEGLFSDIHKQTIPKFPKRVGVATSATGAAIHDILNIIGRRYPVDILLSPTIVQGEKSAESIVHSIEMLNRTDVDVIIVGRGGGSLEDLWSFNEEAVARAIFNSEKPIVSAVGHETDFTISDFTADLRAPTPSAAAELVVPDQKELKRHMMNLSMRMESEMRHLMSERKKHLEHLREKIEPEHFRDMLRQDYQHLDELTSKLTTSIGRIVDNKASELRLHASRLNSVSPLNTIGRGYSIAVSPDSRRIITNVADVKKKDAVDVIVSDGILECNVKSISDDRKKYLLFER, encoded by the coding sequence ATGCCTGCCTATACCGTTACGGAACTGAACAATTTTATCAAAAATATCCTGACAAATGACCCGAACCTTAACCAGATCTGGGTACAGGGAGAGATATCAAATCTCACAAAGCACGGCTCAGGACATTATTATTTTACCATTAAGGATGAAAAGAGCCAGATAAGCTGTGTTAGCTTCAGGTCTGTGAACAGGGCACTTAGATTCGAGCCTGAAAAGAACATGAAAGTGCTTGTTTTTGGATCCGTGGACGTGTATACCATCCGCGGACAGTACCAGCTGCGTGTGATGGACATGCGGCCTGATGGGATCGGAGAATTATACAAAGCTTATGAGCAGCTTAAGGAAAGACTTCAAAAGGAAGGACTTTTCAGCGATATCCACAAGCAGACCATACCTAAATTCCCGAAAAGGGTCGGTGTTGCCACTTCTGCCACCGGTGCTGCAATACATGATATATTGAATATAATAGGGCGCAGATACCCTGTTGACATACTGCTCTCACCTACCATCGTACAGGGAGAAAAGTCTGCAGAAAGTATAGTACATTCCATAGAAATGCTGAACAGGACCGATGTGGACGTAATAATAGTGGGCCGTGGCGGTGGTTCCCTTGAAGACCTATGGTCCTTTAATGAGGAAGCGGTCGCGAGAGCTATTTTCAACTCAGAAAAACCCATTGTTTCAGCAGTAGGCCATGAAACTGATTTTACAATATCTGACTTTACGGCCGACCTTCGGGCACCAACACCTTCTGCAGCTGCAGAGCTTGTAGTACCGGACCAGAAGGAATTGAAAAGACATATGATGAACCTCTCAATGAGGATGGAGAGCGAAATGCGGCACCTCATGTCCGAGAGAAAGAAGCATCTGGAACATCTTCGGGAAAAGATAGAACCTGAACATTTCAGGGACATGTTAAGACAGGATTACCAGCACCTTGATGAACTCACATCAAAACTGACAACATCCATTGGAAGAATTGTAGATAACAAGGCATCTGAGCTCAGACTTCATGCTTCCAGACTCAATTCGGTCAGCCCTTTAAACACCATTGGAAGAGGTTACAGCATTGCAGTATCCCCGGATAGCAGGAGGATCATCACAAACGTTGCCGATGTAAAGAAAAAAGATGCGGTTGATGTAATTGTCAGCGATGGCATTCTGGAATGTAATGTTAAGAGCATAAGTGATGATAGGAAAAAATACCTGCTATTTGAGAGGTGA
- the xseB gene encoding exodeoxyribonuclease VII small subunit, which translates to MGKTDTTNDIDEDNINEETIDELTFEEALEELETIVEHLERGQLTLDDSIGTFEKGMKLALLCNRKIESSEKKIELLIEKNGKLSTEPFSETD; encoded by the coding sequence ATGGGAAAGACGGATACTACCAACGATATTGATGAAGATAATATTAATGAAGAGACCATTGACGAACTTACATTTGAAGAAGCGCTTGAAGAGCTGGAAACCATTGTTGAGCATCTTGAGAGAGGGCAACTTACCCTGGATGACAGTATCGGGACTTTCGAGAAAGGCATGAAGCTGGCACTCCTCTGTAACCGGAAAATCGAGAGCTCTGAAAAGAAGATTGAGCTTCTGATAGAAAAGAACGGCAAACTTTCTACAGAACCATTTAGTGAAACGGATTGA